Proteins co-encoded in one Medicago truncatula cultivar Jemalong A17 chromosome 8, MtrunA17r5.0-ANR, whole genome shotgun sequence genomic window:
- the LOC11428623 gene encoding linoleate 9S-lipoxygenase produces the protein MFSGVTGLFDRGQKLKGTVVLMQKNALDIDALTATNNPTGIIGGAIGIIGDVAGNIIDTATSFLGRSVALKLISATTADGTGKGKVGKETFLEGLLTSLPTLGDKQSAFSIHFQWDSTMGIPGAFYIDNYMQGEFFLVSLTLEDVPNHGTINFVCNSWIHNSKKYKTDRIFFANKTYLPSATPAPLVYYRQEELKTLRGDGTGERKEWDRIYDYDVYNDLGDPDQKASLARPVAGGPGNLPYPRRGRTGRKPSKKDPKSESRSDAIYVPRDESFGHLKSSDFLGYVLKSATHRVIPNLRSKATLQLNNPEFNTFEDIRSLYDGGIKLPTDVLSQISPIPLFKELFRTDGEAVLKFPPPKVVQVDDSAWMTDEEFARQMIAGVNPHIIKKLLEFPPKSKLDSKLYGDNTSTITIDHLEPNMGGVTVEQAIQNNKLYILDHHDLLIPYLRRINATETKSYATRTILFLQNDGTLKPLAIELSRPHPQGDSLGPVSNVYLPASEGVEASIWLLAKAYVVVNDSCYHQLVSHWLNTHAVVEPFIIATNRHLSVVHPIHKLLLPHYRDTMNINSLARTILVNAGGVMELTFLWGDYAVEMSAVVYKDWNFTEQGLPNDLIKRGVAVQDPASPHGVRLLIEDYPYASDGLEIWAAIKSWVDEYVNFYYKSDADVVKDSELQAFWKELVEVGHGDFRNATWWFKMQNRTELKEACTILIWIASALHAAVNFGQYAYGGYILNRPTKSRRFMPEKGSVEYDELAKDYQKTYLRTITAKNDTLTNLTILEVLSRHASDEQYLGERIEGDLWTSDSQPKQAYKKFGKKLAEIEKNLIQRNNDETLRNRNGPVKMPYTLLYPTSEEGLTSRGIPNSVSI, from the exons ATGTTTTCAGGGGTAACTGGTCTCTTTGATAGAGGCCAAAAGTTGAAGGGAACTGTGGTGTTGATGCAAAAGAATGCGTTGGACATTGATGCCCTAACTGCAACTAATAACCCTACAGGTATCATTGGTGGTGCCATAGGTATTATTGGTGATGTAGCTGGCAATATAATTGACACTGCCACTTCATTCTTGGGCCGTTCTGTGGCTCTCAAGTTGATTAGTGCTACGACTGCTGATG GAACTGGAAAAGGAAAAGTGGGAAAGGAAACATTTCTGGAAGGTCTTCTTACCTCCCTCCCAACATTGGGGGACAAGCAATCTGCTTTCAGTATTCATTTTCAATGGGACAGTACCATGGGAATTCCAGGAGCTTTTTATATTGATAACTATATGCAAGGTGAATTCTTCCTTGTGAGTTTGACACTTGAAGATGTTCCAAACCATGGAACCATCAACTTTGTTTGCAACTCATGGATTCACAATTCTAAAAAGTACAAAACGGACCGCATCTTCTTTGCCAACAAG ACATACCTTCCAAGTGCAACACCAGCTCCATTAGTGTACTACAGACAAGAAGAATTGAAGACTTTAAGAGGAGATGGAACGGGAGAGCGCAAGGAATGGGACAGaatatatgattatgatgtcTACAATGACTTGGGTGATCCCGACCAGAAAGCTAGCTTGGCTCGTCCTGTTGCTGGAGGACCTGGAAACTTGCCTTACCCTCGAAGGGGAAGAACCGGCAGAAAACCATCTAAAAAAG ATCCTAAGAGTGAGAGTCGAAGTGACGCTATTTACGTTCCAAGAGATGAATCATTTGGTCACTTGAAGTCATCTGACTTTCTTGGTTATGTACTCAAATCAGCAACTCACAGAGTCATACCTAATTTGAGATCTAAAGCTACATTACAACTCAATAACCCTGAGTTTAACACCTTTGAAGATATACGCTCTCTCTACGATGGTGGAATTAAGCTTCCTACTGATGTACTAAGCCAGATTAGCCCAATACCATTGTTCAAAGAACTTTTTCGAACTGATGGTGAAGCTGTACTTAAGTTTCCACCACCGAAAGTGGTTCAAG TGGATGACTCTGCATGGATGACTGATGAGGAATTCGCAAGGCAGATGATTGCTGGGGTGAATCCTCATATCATCAAAAAACTTCTG GAGTTTCCACCAAAGAGCAAGTTAGATAGCAAACTATATGGTGATAATACCAGCACAATAACCATTGATCACTTGGAGCCAAACATGGGAGGGGTCACAGTAGAACAG GCTATCCAAAACAATAAATTGTACATACTTGATCACCACGATCTACTAATTCCATATTTGAGGAGAATAAATGCAACTGAGACAAAGTCCTATGCAACTAGAACCATTCTTTTCTTGCAAAATGATGGAACTTTGAAGCCATTGGCCATTGAACTAAGTAGGCCACACCCTCAAGGTGATAGTTTAGGTCCTGTTAGTAATGTTTACTTGCCTGCAAGTGAAGGTGTTGAAGCTTCAATTTGGCTCCTTGCCAAGGCTTATGTCGTTGTAAATGACTCATGCTACCACCAACTTGTCAGCCATTG GTTGAACACTCATGCCGTTGTTGAGCCATTCATCATAGCAACAAATAGGCATCTTAGTGTGGTTCACCCTATTCATAAACTTTTACTTCCACACTACCGTGACACAATGAACATAAATTCCCTCGCACGAACTATCTTGGTCAATGCAGGGGGTGTTATGGAATTAACTTTCTTGTGGGGAGATTATGCTGTTGAAATGTCTGCTGTTGTTTACAAGGATTGGAATTTCACCGAGCAAGGACTTCCTAATGATCTAATCAAAAG AGGAGTGGCAGTTCAGGATCCAGCTTCTCCACATGGTGTTCGACTTCTGATAGAGGACTATCCTTATGCTTCTGATGGACTAGAGATATGGGCTGCTATTAAGTCATGggttgatgaatatgtgaattTCTACTACAAGTCTGATGCAGATGTTGTGAAAGATTCTGAACTCCAAGCATTTTGGAAAGAACTTGTAGAGGTGGGTCATGGTGACTTTAGGAATGCAACATGGTGGTTTAAGATGCAAAACCGTACGGAGTTGAAAGAAGCTTGCACCATTCTCATATGGATTGCTTCAGCACTTCATGCAGCTGTTAATTTTGGACAATATGCGTATGGAGGATATATCCTTAACCGACCAACAAAAAGTAGAAGATTCATGCCTGAGAAAGGATCCGTTGAGTATGATGAGCTTGCTAAGGACTACCAGAAGACTTATTTGAGGACAATCACCGCAAAGAATGATACCCTTACTAACTTGACCATCTTAGAGGTCTTGTCAAGGCATGCTTCTGATGAACAATACCTTGGAGAGAGAATTGAAGGTGATCTCTGGACTTCTGATTCACAACCAAAACAGGCCTACAAGAAGTTTGGAAAGAAGTTGGCTGAAATCGAGAAAAACCTCATTCAAAGGAACAATGATGAGACACTGAGGAATCGAAATGGACCTGTGAAGATGCCATATACACTGCTTTATCCTACTAGTGAGGAAGGATTGACTTCCAGAGGCATTCCCAACAGTGTCTCCATCTAA
- the LOC11424967 gene encoding linoleate 9S-lipoxygenase: protein MVELSFLLIDGTLKPLAIELSRPHPQGDSFGPVSNVYLPASEGVEASIWLLAKAYVVVNDSCYHQLVSHWLNTHAVVEPFIIATNRHLSVVHHIHKLLLPHYCDTMNLNSLARTILVNAGGVMELTFLWGDYAVEMSAVVYKDWNFTEQGLPNDLIKRGVAVQDPASPHGVRLLIEDYPYASDGLEIWAAIKSWVDEYVNFYYKSDADVVKDSELQAFWKELVEVGHGDFRNATWWFKMPNRTELKEACTILIWIASALHAAVNFGQYAYGGYILNRPTKSRRFMPEKGSVEYDELAKDYQKTYLRTITAKNDTLTNLTILEVLSRHASDEQYLGERIEGDLWTSDSQPKQAYKKFGKKLSEIEKNLIQRNNDETLRNRNGPVKMSYTLLYPTSEEGLTSRGIPNSVSI from the exons ATGGTGGAATTAAGCTTCCTACTGAT TGATGGAACTTTGAAGCCATTGGCCATTGAACTAAGTAGGCCACACCCTCAAGGTGATAGTTTTGGTCCTGTTAGTAATGTTTACTTGCCCGCAAGTGAAGGCGTGGAAGCTTCAATTTGGCTCCTTGCCAAGGCTTATGTTGTTGTAAATGACTCATGCTATCACCAACTTGTCAGCCATTG GTTGAACACTCACGCCGTTGTTGAGCCATTCATCATAGCAACAAATAGGCATCTTAGTGTGGTTCACCATATTCATAAACTTTTACTTCCACACTACTGTGACACAATGAACTTAAATTCCCTCGCACGAACTATCTTGGTCAATGCAGGGGGTGTTATGGAATTAACTTTCTTGTGGGGAGATTATGCTGTCGAAATGTCTGCTGTTGTTTACAAGGATTGGAATTTCACTGAGCAAGGACTTCCTAATGATCTAATCAAAAG AGGAGTGGCAGTTCAGGATCCAGCTTCTCCACATGGTGTTCGACTTCTGATAGAGGACTATCCTTATGCTTCTGATGGACTAGAGATATGGGCTGCTATTAAGTCATGggttgatgaatatgtgaattTCTACTACAAGTCTGATGCAGATGTTGTGAAAGATTCTGAACTCCAAGCATTTTGGAAAGAACTTGTAGAGGTGGGTCATGGTGACTTTAGGAATGCAACATGGTGGTTTAAGATGCCAAACCGTACGGAGTTGAAAGAAGCTTGCACCATTCTCATATGGATTGCTTCAGCACTTCATGCAGCTGTTAATTTTGGACAATATGCGTATGGAGGATATATCCTTAACCGACCAACAAAAAGTAGAAGATTCATGCCTGAGAAAGGATCCGTTGAATATGATGAGCTTGCTAAGGACTACCAGAAGACTTATTTGAGGACAATCACCGCAAAGAATGATACCCTTACTAACTTGACCATCTTAGAGGTCTTGTCAAGGCATGCTTCTGATGAACAATACCTTGGAGAGAGAATTGAAGGTGATCTCTGGACTTCTGATTCACAGCCAAAACAGGCCTACAAGAAGTTTGGAAAGAAGTTGtctgaaattgagaaaaacctcATTCAAAGGAACAATGATGAGACACTGAGGAATCGAAATGGACCTGTGAAGATGTCATATACACTGCTTTATCCTACTAGTGAGGAAGGATTGACTTCCAGAGGCATTCCCAACAGTGTCTCTATCTAA
- the LOC25500554 gene encoding uncharacterized protein, producing MALDHKQPTTTTTTMTTWQPRRKVSLFRRRKVQTVRLGSKKPRRRIIGGIVRMFKRMRVKWLKLQYLRLLKRLKEHYRNVVKDLIEAGATIETFQQRLFMESTFAVPLGVNLSTYPSRFGSDYPRTLFM from the coding sequence ATGGCTCTAGATCACAAAcaacccaccaccaccaccaccaccatgaCAACATGGCAGCCCCGCCGCAAGGTCTCCCTCTTCAGACGGCGGAAGGTTCAAACGGTGAGGCTAGGCAGCAAGAAACCACGACGGAGAATAATTGGTGGCATAGTTAGAATGTTTAAAAGGATGCGTGTAAAGTGGCTTAAGTTACAATATCTTAGGTTGTTAAAACGGCTTAAGGAACATTATAGAAACGTTGTGAAAGATCTCATTGAAGCTGGTGCTACCATTGAAACTTTTCAACAACGCCTTTTTATGGAAAGCACTTTTGCTGTCCCTCTTGGTGTTAACTTATCTACTTATCCTTCTCGTTTTGGTTCAGATTATCCACGAACTCTATTCATGTAA